In the genome of Patagioenas fasciata isolate bPatFas1 chromosome 12, bPatFas1.hap1, whole genome shotgun sequence, one region contains:
- the BCL2L10 gene encoding bcl-2-like protein 10 codes for MPGSLKEETALLLEDYFQHRSGGAALPPSPTAATLRRAAAELERRERPFFRSCAPLARAEPREAAALLERVSAQLEAEGGLNWGRLLALVVFAGTLAAALVKRGCSDGPRCLAAALAAYLAEERGEWLEAHGGWDGFCRFFGRPGSQAGEQSSTISNAIMAAAGFGIAGLAFLLVVR; via the exons atGCCGGGCTCGCTGAAGGAGGAGACGGCGCTGCTGCTGGAGGACTACTTCCAGCACCGCAGCGGCGGCGCcgcgctgccccccagccccacggcggccacgctgcggcgggcggcggccgagctggagcggcgggagcggccgtTCTTCCGCTCCTGCGCGCCGCTGGCGCGGGCCGAGccgcgggaggcggcggcgctgCTGGAGCGGGTGTCGGCGCAGCTGGAGGCCGAGGGCGGCCTCAACTGGGGCCGGCTGCTGGCGCTGGTGGTCTTCGCCGGCACGCTGGCCGCCGCGCTGGTGAAGCGGGGCTGCAGCGACGGGCCGCGCTGCCTCGCCGCCGCGCTGGCCGCCTACCTGGCTGAGGAGCGGGGCGAGTGGCTGGAGGCGCACGGCGGATGG GATGGCTTCTGTCGCTTCTTCGGCAGACCCGGCTCCCAGGCgggagagcagagcagcaccATAAGCAACGCGATCATGGCCGCGGCGGGCTTTGGAATAGCAGGATTGGCTTTTCTCTTGGTGGTGCGGTAG
- the GNB5 gene encoding guanine nucleotide-binding protein subunit beta-5 isoform X1, with product MATEGLHENETLASLKNEAESLKGKLEEERAKLHDVELHQVAERVEALGQFVMKTRRTLKGHGNKVLCMDWCKDKRRIVSSSQDGKVIVWDSFTTNKEHAVTMPCTWVMACAYAPSGCAIACGGLDNKCSVYPLTFDKNENMAAKKKSVAMHTNYLSACSFTNSDMQILTASGDGTCALWDVESGQLLQSFHGHGADVLCLDLAPSETGNTFVSGGCDKKAMVWDMRSGQCIQSFETHDSDINSVRYYPSGDAFASGSDDATCRLYDLRADREVAIYSKESIIFGASSVDFSLSGRLLFAGYNDYTINVWDVLKGSRVSILFGHENRVSTLRVSPDGTAFCSGSWDHTLRIWA from the exons ATGGCAACCGAGGGGCTGCACGAGAACGAGACCTTGGCATCGCTGAAAAACGAGGCCGAGAGCCTGAAGGGCAagctggaggaggagcgggcCAAGCTGCACGACGTGGAGc TCCATCAGGTGGCAGAGCGTGTGGAGGCGCTGGGCCAGTTTGTGATGAAGACCAGGAGGACCCTGAAGGGCCATGGAAACAAAGTGCTCTGTATGGACTGGTGCAAAGACAAGAGGAGGATTGTGAGCTCCTCGCAG GATGGGAAGGTGATCGTGTGGGATTCCTTCACCACGAACAAG GAACATGCGGTGACGATGCCGTGTACCTGGGTGATGGCGTGTGCGTACGCCCCGTCTGGATGTGCCATTGCTTGTGG CGGCCTGGACAACAAGTGTTCTGTGTACCCTCTGACATTTGACAAAAACGAAAATATGGCTGCAAAGAAGAAATCGGTCGCAATGCACACAAACTACTTGTCAGCCTGCAGCTTCACTAACTCAGACATGCAG ATCCTGACAGCAAGTGGAGATGGAACTTGTGCTCTGTGGGACGTTGAGAGCGGGCAGCTTCTGCAGAGCTTCCATGGCCATGGAGCCGATGTCCTGTGCCTGGACCTGGCCCCTTCTGAAACGGGAAATACCTTTGTCTCTGGG GGATGCGACAAGAAAGCCATGGTTTGGGATATGCGGTCTGGTCAGTGCATCCAGTCGTTTGAAACCCACGATTCAGATATCAACAGTGTCAG ATATTACCCAAGTGGAGATGCTTTTGCCTCTGGTTCAGACGATGCCACG TGTCGTCTGTATGACCTCCGTGCAGACAGAGAAGTAGCGATTTATTCCAAAGAGAGCATCATTTTTGGAGCATCCAGTGTGGACTTTTCTCTCAGTG GTCGCCTGCTGTTCGCAGGCTATAACGATTACACCATAAATGTCTGGGATGTGCTGAAGGGGTCCCGTGTCTCCATCCTGTTCGGACATGAAAACCGTGTCAGCACGTTGCGGGTGTCCCCCGACGGGACCGCGTTCTGCTCGGGCTCCTGGGACCACACTCTCCGG ATCTGGGCTTAA
- the GNB5 gene encoding guanine nucleotide-binding protein subunit beta-5 isoform X2 gives MKTRRTLKGHGNKVLCMDWCKDKRRIVSSSQDGKVIVWDSFTTNKEHAVTMPCTWVMACAYAPSGCAIACGGLDNKCSVYPLTFDKNENMAAKKKSVAMHTNYLSACSFTNSDMQILTASGDGTCALWDVESGQLLQSFHGHGADVLCLDLAPSETGNTFVSGGCDKKAMVWDMRSGQCIQSFETHDSDINSVRYYPSGDAFASGSDDATCRLYDLRADREVAIYSKESIIFGASSVDFSLSGRLLFAGYNDYTINVWDVLKGSRVSILFGHENRVSTLRVSPDGTAFCSGSWDHTLRIWA, from the exons ATGAAGACCAGGAGGACCCTGAAGGGCCATGGAAACAAAGTGCTCTGTATGGACTGGTGCAAAGACAAGAGGAGGATTGTGAGCTCCTCGCAG GATGGGAAGGTGATCGTGTGGGATTCCTTCACCACGAACAAG GAACATGCGGTGACGATGCCGTGTACCTGGGTGATGGCGTGTGCGTACGCCCCGTCTGGATGTGCCATTGCTTGTGG CGGCCTGGACAACAAGTGTTCTGTGTACCCTCTGACATTTGACAAAAACGAAAATATGGCTGCAAAGAAGAAATCGGTCGCAATGCACACAAACTACTTGTCAGCCTGCAGCTTCACTAACTCAGACATGCAG ATCCTGACAGCAAGTGGAGATGGAACTTGTGCTCTGTGGGACGTTGAGAGCGGGCAGCTTCTGCAGAGCTTCCATGGCCATGGAGCCGATGTCCTGTGCCTGGACCTGGCCCCTTCTGAAACGGGAAATACCTTTGTCTCTGGG GGATGCGACAAGAAAGCCATGGTTTGGGATATGCGGTCTGGTCAGTGCATCCAGTCGTTTGAAACCCACGATTCAGATATCAACAGTGTCAG ATATTACCCAAGTGGAGATGCTTTTGCCTCTGGTTCAGACGATGCCACG TGTCGTCTGTATGACCTCCGTGCAGACAGAGAAGTAGCGATTTATTCCAAAGAGAGCATCATTTTTGGAGCATCCAGTGTGGACTTTTCTCTCAGTG GTCGCCTGCTGTTCGCAGGCTATAACGATTACACCATAAATGTCTGGGATGTGCTGAAGGGGTCCCGTGTCTCCATCCTGTTCGGACATGAAAACCGTGTCAGCACGTTGCGGGTGTCCCCCGACGGGACCGCGTTCTGCTCGGGCTCCTGGGACCACACTCTCCGG ATCTGGGCTTAA